The proteins below are encoded in one region of Megalops cyprinoides isolate fMegCyp1 chromosome 14, fMegCyp1.pri, whole genome shotgun sequence:
- the LOC118789210 gene encoding cysteine and tyrosine-rich protein 1-like yields the protein MAISQARAPKPGITLLMDSLLICLFFGRSSAQCHGCREYCCEGVPPFCCSYYVYIGSTLTGTAISGIVFGVAFLMAVIITAILCLCLRVKSGQRTVEEIRPSYIATVSHRCPGSTPVNVIQPERDPPSVPPPPYSATPPRPANDSPPPPYPGDTER from the exons ATGGCCATATCACAGGCAAGGGCCCCTAAACCCGGGATTACGTTGCTGATGGACTCGCTGCTAATCTGCCTCTTCTTTG GGCGCAGTTCCGCGCAGTGTCACGGCTGTCGGGAGTACTGCTGTGAAGGAGTGCCCCCTTTCTGCTGCTCTTACTATGTCTACATAGGGAGCACTCTCAC GGGCACAGCCATTTCCGGGATCGTGTTTGGCGTGGCGTTTCTGATGGCCGTGATAATAACGGCTatcctgtgtctgtgcctgcgTGTGAAGAGCGGGCAGAGGACAGTGGAGGAGATCAGGCCCTCCTACATCGCCACTGTGTCCCACAGATGCCCAG GATCTACCCCAGTCAATGTCATTCAGCCTGAGAGAGACCCTCCCAGTGTCCCCCCACCTCCTTACAGCGCTACCCCGCCCAGGCCTGCAAACGACTCCCCGCCTCCTCCGTATCCGGGCGACACCGAGAGGTag